From Pandoraea vervacti, the proteins below share one genomic window:
- a CDS encoding LysR substrate-binding domain-containing protein produces the protein MMRPNLDMDALRTLIATQKLGSLNRAAERIGRSQSAVSQQMRKLEAQVGMPLFRRKGRGLALTDAGEKVVSYAHRILDLNDEAVRSVRATSVEGVVRFGLPGDFAETWLPAALGQFKRTHPGVRVEVAVERNGALLERLDRGELDMVLAMGYETRAEAEPVATLPMTWIGPAHTHGAMRPGEPGEPLDLALYDAPCFFRRAGLAALDNAGISWRVAYTTASLQSLWSGVAAGLGITLRTATGLPSTLKPLGERDGLPALPAVELCLHAGHQDMTPALARLKQVVTENALANLAT, from the coding sequence ATGATGCGACCCAATCTCGACATGGATGCGCTGCGCACCTTGATTGCGACGCAGAAGCTCGGCAGCCTGAATCGGGCCGCGGAGCGGATCGGGCGGTCGCAATCCGCTGTCAGCCAGCAAATGCGAAAGCTCGAAGCACAGGTCGGGATGCCCCTGTTCCGGCGCAAAGGACGCGGCCTCGCGCTCACCGATGCCGGAGAAAAAGTCGTCTCGTATGCGCATCGCATTCTCGATCTGAACGACGAAGCAGTCCGGTCGGTGCGCGCGACGTCGGTCGAAGGCGTGGTGCGCTTCGGCTTGCCGGGCGATTTTGCGGAAACGTGGTTGCCTGCCGCGTTGGGGCAGTTCAAGAGGACACATCCGGGTGTTCGCGTGGAAGTTGCGGTTGAGCGAAACGGTGCACTACTTGAACGGCTCGACCGGGGCGAACTCGACATGGTCCTGGCAATGGGCTACGAGACGCGCGCCGAGGCCGAACCGGTCGCCACACTGCCCATGACGTGGATCGGTCCGGCGCACACGCATGGCGCGATGCGGCCGGGTGAGCCGGGTGAGCCACTCGATCTGGCGCTTTACGACGCGCCATGCTTTTTCCGACGCGCTGGCTTGGCAGCGCTCGACAACGCGGGTATTTCGTGGCGCGTCGCCTATACCACGGCGAGCCTTCAGAGTTTGTGGTCAGGGGTTGCCGCAGGGCTCGGCATCACGCTCAGAACGGCCACCGGACTGCCGTCGACGCTCAAACCGCTCGGTGAGAGGGATGGTCTTCCTGCGCTGCCGGCAGTCGAACTCTGCTTGCATGCGGGGCATCAGGACATGACACCCGCGCTGGCCCGTCTCAAGCAAGTCGTGACAGAGAACGCTTTGGCAAACCTCGCGACCTGA
- a CDS encoding lipocalin-like domain-containing protein, with product MKAQTMCQWSAIGAMLVAYGLTANAAQADAKTDQRALIGTWTLVAADVQRPDGSRARDYGADPKGRLVIDAQGHYSLQIFKSERVKFISGDKAVASAEEYKAAVMGSSTHFGTLKVDSAAGTLSFHIQSASFPNWEGQVQKRNYELNGDVLSYRVTPRPNGDVPISIWQRVSDSDLGD from the coding sequence ATGAAGGCTCAGACGATGTGCCAATGGAGCGCGATCGGCGCGATGCTTGTGGCGTATGGACTGACGGCGAACGCCGCGCAAGCGGACGCGAAGACGGACCAACGTGCGCTGATAGGGACATGGACGTTGGTCGCGGCAGACGTTCAACGCCCCGACGGTTCGCGCGCACGCGACTACGGCGCCGACCCGAAGGGGAGGCTCGTGATCGACGCGCAAGGTCATTACTCGCTGCAAATCTTCAAATCGGAGCGAGTGAAATTTATCTCGGGGGATAAGGCCGTTGCGTCTGCGGAGGAATACAAGGCGGCCGTCATGGGTTCCAGCACGCACTTCGGCACGCTGAAGGTCGACTCGGCGGCCGGCACGTTGAGCTTCCATATTCAGAGCGCGTCATTTCCGAATTGGGAAGGGCAGGTGCAGAAGCGCAATTACGAATTGAACGGCGACGTGTTGAGCTATCGCGTGACACCACGTCCGAACGGGGATGTGCCGATCTCGATCTGGCAGCGGGTGAGCGATAGCGATCTCGGCGATTGA
- a CDS encoding IS3 family transposase (programmed frameshift), with translation MEILTEPERRRRRTAQEKIAIVQETLEPGASVSAVARRHGVNANQVFGWRKQYQEGSLAAVKAGETVVPASELAAAIKEIKELQRLLGKKTLEVEILKEAVEWGRFKKPDCALALAAGGRPMKTVCEVLGVARSAVAVKRARSSDWRDGRRARVTNDAGLVEEIQAHVAHLPTYGYRRVWALLRRSREQSGAPCINVKRVYRVMREHQLLLRRPGVRQDKRRHDGRVAVERSNTRWCSDGFEFRCDDGTPLRVTFALDCCDREAISWAATTGGHSGDVVRDVMLAAVEQRFGTTQAAHPIEWLTDNGSAYIDYRTRSFARELGLEPLTTPVRSPQSNGMAESFVKTMKHDYVAYMDKPDAPTALSRLAIAFEHYNERHPHKALKYRSPREFRRNAVSST, from the exons ATCGAAATTCTGACCGAGCCGGAGCGCCGTCGTCGGCGCACGGCGCAGGAAAAAATCGCCATCGTGCAGGAAACATTGGAGCCGGGAGCGTCGGTGTCGGCCGTTGCACGTCGGCACGGCGTCAATGCCAACCAGGTGTTCGGCTGGCGCAAGCAATACCAGGAAGGCAGTCTGGCGGCGGTGAAGGCGGGTGAAACCGTTGTACCGGCATCTGAGCTAGCCGCCGCCATCAAGGAAATCAAGGAGTTGCAACGGCTACTCGGGAAGAAGACGTTGGAGGTCGAAATCCTGAAAGAAGCCGTGGAATGGGGCCGGT TCAAAAAACCTGATTGCGCGCTCGCCCTTGCTGCCGGGGGACGACCGATGAAGACGGTCTGCGAAGTTCTCGGCGTGGCGCGCTCTGCCGTGGCGGTCAAGCGAGCTCGCTCGTCCGACTGGCGCGATGGTCGCCGTGCCCGCGTGACCAACGATGCCGGGCTGGTCGAGGAGATTCAGGCCCATGTGGCGCACCTTCCTACCTATGGCTACCGGCGTGTCTGGGCGCTGCTGCGCCGCAGTCGGGAGCAGAGCGGTGCGCCGTGCATCAACGTCAAGCGCGTGTATCGGGTCATGCGGGAGCATCAGTTGCTGCTGCGCCGCCCCGGCGTGCGGCAAGACAAGCGGCGGCATGACGGTCGCGTTGCCGTGGAGCGCAGCAACACCCGCTGGTGCTCCGATGGCTTCGAGTTCCGGTGCGACGATGGTACGCCGCTGCGCGTGACGTTTGCGTTGGACTGCTGCGACCGCGAGGCGATTAGCTGGGCCGCAACGACCGGCGGGCATAGCGGTGATGTGGTGCGAGACGTGATGCTGGCCGCCGTCGAACAGCGCTTCGGCACCACGCAGGCCGCGCACCCCATCGAATGGCTGACGGACAACGGCTCGGCCTACATCGACTACCGCACGCGCAGCTTCGCTCGCGAACTGGGTCTTGAGCCGCTGACCACGCCGGTCCGTTCGCCGCAGAGCAATGGCATGGCCGAATCGTTCGTGAAGACCATGAAGCACGATTACGTCGCCTATATGGACAAGCCTGACGCACCAACAGCGCTCTCGCGTCTGGCAATCGCGTTTGAACACTACAATGAGCGCCACCCGCACAAAGCCTTGAAATACCGCTCGCCTCGCGAGTTCAGGCGTAATGCGGTGTCATCAACCTAA
- a CDS encoding IPT/TIG domain-containing protein, which yields MVSITNIELGSFSMTGGSAFTISGTGLSEVAQVHFIDAANKRNPAKTFTIVSDTKITGVFPALSAPGGVVVVLRVRRDATAAVSQTRTADDSPIVDPWEVHLQNQIAFVNQFHVGPVF from the coding sequence ATGGTATCCATAACCAATATCGAGCTTGGAAGCTTCAGCATGACGGGCGGGAGTGCGTTCACCATTTCCGGCACTGGGCTATCTGAAGTGGCACAAGTGCACTTCATCGACGCAGCGAACAAGAGAAATCCGGCCAAGACGTTCACGATCGTCAGTGACACCAAAATCACCGGCGTCTTTCCCGCACTTTCGGCGCCCGGTGGAGTAGTCGTCGTATTGAGAGTAAGACGAGATGCGACTGCTGCCGTGAGTCAAACCCGTACAGCTGATGACTCCCCCATCGTCGATCCGTGGGAAGTCCACCTGCAAAACCAAATCGCTTTCGTCAATCAATTCCATGTCGGACCTGTTTTTTAG
- a CDS encoding IPT/TIG domain-containing protein, whose protein sequence is MATITNFTGGDVDRAGGTPFTMTGTGLAKTVQVYFVDAAGKKIHAASFTVVSDTKVTGIFPPFSSSGKASVTLSVGEHATPTASTSSGILDNSYEYANEFFVFGLPSERPKQ, encoded by the coding sequence ATGGCGACCATTACGAATTTCACTGGCGGGGACGTCGATCGCGCAGGTGGCACCCCGTTTACGATGACGGGAACTGGACTGGCGAAAACCGTGCAGGTCTACTTCGTCGACGCGGCTGGCAAGAAAATCCATGCGGCCAGTTTCACTGTCGTGAGCGATACAAAGGTCACCGGTATCTTTCCGCCATTCTCGAGTTCGGGCAAGGCAAGTGTCACGTTAAGTGTCGGTGAGCACGCGACGCCCACCGCCTCCACAAGCTCCGGCATCCTCGACAACTCGTACGAATACGCGAATGAGTTTTTTGTTTTTGGGTTGCCGTCCGAGAGGCCGAAGCAGTAG
- a CDS encoding MFS transporter gives MSSLPPTAEHSTVSAPAAQLHEPPASGRGLAMTAILLAVSLASLDTAIANTALPQMALDLKTTPSASVWIVNAYQLAMVATLLPFASLGERVGHKRVFMWGVALFLVASLLCALSPSLGFLAGARVLQGVGAAAVMSVNIALIRFLYPAAQLGRGVGLNALIVGISFAIGPTVASLVLAFASWPWLFLINVPTGLLALAFSRRNLPDTPRSEHKPDMIAALLNVLTFSLLIFALSQSAQQADWHLTLACFVGALVFGWALIRRERGHRAPMLPVDLLRLPAFALSTLTAICAFATQGLGLVSLPFYFENVLHRSPIETGFLMTPWPFFVAAIAPLAGRLSDRYPPGALGAIGLAMLSAGMALLAIMPEQAQLWDIGWRMALCGLGFGFFQSPNLKAFMHSAPPERSGGASGMVGTSRLLGQATGAALVALALGLFGTHGSTWALAWGAVFSAAGCVASGMRLVGKRPH, from the coding sequence ATGTCGTCGTTGCCCCCGACCGCCGAGCATTCGACGGTGAGCGCCCCTGCGGCGCAATTGCACGAACCGCCCGCCTCCGGACGCGGCCTCGCGATGACGGCGATTCTCCTCGCCGTCTCGCTGGCCAGTCTCGATACCGCCATCGCCAATACGGCCCTGCCGCAAATGGCGCTCGACCTGAAAACGACGCCGTCGGCGTCCGTCTGGATCGTCAATGCCTATCAGTTGGCGATGGTCGCCACCTTGCTGCCGTTTGCCTCGCTGGGCGAGCGTGTCGGACACAAACGCGTTTTCATGTGGGGCGTGGCGCTGTTTCTCGTCGCATCGCTGCTGTGTGCGCTCTCCCCTTCGCTGGGCTTTCTCGCCGGCGCGCGCGTGCTGCAGGGGGTGGGCGCGGCGGCGGTGATGAGCGTCAACATTGCGCTCATTCGTTTCCTGTACCCGGCCGCGCAATTGGGGCGTGGTGTCGGCCTCAATGCGCTGATCGTCGGCATCTCGTTTGCCATCGGCCCGACGGTGGCGTCACTGGTGCTTGCGTTTGCGAGCTGGCCCTGGCTGTTCCTCATCAACGTGCCGACCGGGCTGCTGGCGCTGGCGTTCTCGCGTCGCAATCTGCCGGATACGCCGCGCAGCGAGCACAAGCCGGACATGATCGCCGCGCTGCTCAACGTGCTGACGTTCTCGCTGCTGATCTTCGCGCTGAGCCAGAGTGCGCAACAGGCCGACTGGCATCTGACGCTCGCCTGCTTCGTCGGCGCCCTCGTCTTCGGATGGGCATTGATCCGACGTGAGCGCGGCCATCGTGCGCCGATGCTGCCGGTGGATCTGCTGCGCTTACCGGCGTTTGCCTTGTCGACGCTGACGGCGATCTGTGCGTTTGCGACGCAGGGGTTGGGGTTGGTGTCGTTGCCGTTCTACTTCGAGAACGTACTGCATCGCAGTCCGATCGAGACCGGTTTCTTGATGACACCGTGGCCGTTCTTCGTCGCCGCGATTGCCCCGCTCGCGGGACGCCTGTCCGACAGGTATCCGCCGGGCGCATTGGGCGCGATTGGATTGGCAATGCTCAGCGCTGGGATGGCCTTGCTGGCGATCATGCCGGAGCAGGCGCAGTTGTGGGATATCGGCTGGCGCATGGCGTTGTGCGGTCTGGGCTTCGGCTTCTTCCAGTCGCCGAACCTGAAGGCTTTCATGCACAGTGCGCCGCCGGAGCGCAGTGGCGGCGCGAGCGGGATGGTGGGCACATCGCGTCTGCTGGGACAGGCGACAGGTGCCGCGCTGGTCGCACTCGCACTCGGCCTATTCGGCACGCACGGCTCGACGTGGGCACTGGCGTGGGGCGCCGTGTTTTCTGCGGCGGGATGTGTTGCGAGCGGAATGCGGTTGGTGGGCAAGCGCCCGCATTGA
- a CDS encoding DsbA family oxidoreductase, with product MSATLKIDFVSDVACPWCAIGLASLKTALARLGNEVDANLHFSPFELNPDMPAQGVPLADYMSRKYGLSPEQLAQNQANISARAAAEGFPMRMDLRTHAYNTFDAHRLLHWAQTLGNDKQLALKEALFRAYFVEGKRTSDPEVLVDAAQQAGLDAARAREILSTNEYAEQVRALERHYQNLGISSVPAIIFNNRHLVSGGQPPDVFEQAIRQILAEG from the coding sequence ATGTCTGCCACTCTCAAGATTGACTTTGTTTCGGATGTCGCCTGCCCGTGGTGCGCCATCGGCCTTGCCTCGTTGAAGACGGCACTTGCCCGTCTGGGTAACGAGGTCGACGCCAACCTGCACTTCAGCCCCTTCGAACTGAACCCCGACATGCCGGCGCAGGGCGTGCCGCTTGCCGACTACATGTCGCGCAAGTATGGTCTGTCGCCGGAGCAACTGGCCCAGAATCAGGCGAACATCAGCGCGCGCGCCGCCGCAGAAGGTTTTCCTATGCGCATGGATCTGCGCACGCATGCTTACAACACGTTCGATGCGCACCGCCTGCTGCACTGGGCGCAGACGCTCGGCAACGACAAGCAACTCGCGCTCAAGGAAGCGCTGTTTCGCGCTTACTTCGTCGAGGGCAAGCGTACGAGCGATCCGGAAGTGCTGGTCGACGCTGCGCAACAGGCCGGCCTTGACGCCGCACGTGCGCGCGAGATCCTGTCGACGAACGAATACGCGGAGCAAGTCCGTGCGCTTGAGCGTCATTATCAGAACCTGGGCATCAGTTCCGTGCCTGCCATCATCTTCAACAACCGTCATCTGGTGAGTGGCGGCCAGCCGCCCGACGTCTTCGAGCAAGCCATTCGTCAGATTCTGGCCGAGGGCTGA
- a CDS encoding cupin domain-containing protein: MSTAASSAAELVAALGLLPHPEGGHYRETYRASDTIAVQALPSGFSGARNVSTAILYLLEAGDFSAFHRIRSDEVWHFHLGGTLLIHEIDMSGKQITTRLGHDVASGEQLQHVVPAGHWFAAQPAPSTRYALVGCTVAPGFAFEDFEMADPAALGVQWPMHRDLIERLGRSASA; encoded by the coding sequence ATGTCCACAGCTGCATCCTCCGCAGCCGAGCTCGTCGCTGCGCTTGGCCTGTTGCCGCACCCCGAAGGAGGACATTATCGCGAGACGTACCGCGCCTCGGATACGATCGCCGTCCAGGCGTTACCCAGCGGATTCTCCGGCGCTCGCAATGTCTCGACGGCGATTCTCTATCTGCTCGAAGCAGGTGATTTTTCTGCGTTCCATCGCATTCGCAGCGACGAAGTCTGGCATTTTCATCTGGGCGGCACGTTATTGATTCATGAGATCGATATGTCTGGCAAACAAATCACCACGCGCCTCGGTCATGATGTTGCGAGCGGCGAGCAACTCCAGCATGTCGTGCCGGCCGGGCATTGGTTTGCCGCGCAACCCGCGCCGTCGACGCGTTACGCGCTGGTCGGGTGTACCGTAGCGCCGGGCTTTGCCTTCGAGGATTTCGAAATGGCCGACCCGGCGGCGCTGGGCGTGCAATGGCCGATGCATCGCGACCTGATCGAACGCCTGGGCCGCAGCGCATCGGCCTGA
- a CDS encoding flavin reductase family protein: protein MSQSDDVHFYDPAKGHGLSHDPFKAIVAPRVIGWISSCDAQGRANLAPYSFFGAFATFPPIIGFCSEGYKDSLSNIEATREFVWNLTSKTLVAQMNQSSASVPHEVDEFELAGLTKAPGVNVDVPHVAESPASLECKLLQVVRMHDLDGKPMNNWLTLGQVVGVHIRREFLNDDGLFDTARAHPVMRAGYLGDYAEIGPMFDLRRPKV from the coding sequence ATGTCCCAATCCGACGACGTTCATTTCTACGATCCGGCCAAAGGCCACGGCTTGTCGCACGACCCGTTCAAGGCAATTGTCGCGCCGCGCGTGATCGGCTGGATTTCCAGCTGCGATGCGCAAGGCCGCGCCAATCTCGCGCCCTACAGCTTCTTCGGGGCGTTTGCCACTTTCCCGCCGATCATCGGGTTTTGCAGCGAAGGCTACAAGGACTCTTTATCCAACATCGAAGCCACGCGCGAGTTCGTCTGGAATCTGACGAGCAAGACCCTCGTCGCACAGATGAATCAATCGTCGGCGTCTGTGCCGCACGAGGTCGACGAATTCGAGCTCGCCGGGCTGACCAAGGCGCCCGGCGTCAATGTAGACGTGCCGCATGTGGCCGAGTCGCCCGCGTCGCTCGAATGCAAGCTGCTGCAAGTGGTGCGCATGCACGACCTCGATGGCAAACCCATGAACAACTGGCTGACGTTGGGGCAGGTGGTCGGCGTGCATATTCGTCGCGAGTTCCTGAACGACGATGGCCTCTTCGACACCGCCCGCGCGCACCCGGTCATGCGCGCCGGGTATCTCGGCGACTATGCCGAGATCGGTCCGATGTTCGATCTGCGCCGTCCCAAGGTCTGA
- a CDS encoding complex I subunit 4 family protein, which produces MFPILSLLIWLPIVAGALVMLLGRDRHPNTVRWASLVAAVMSAAPIVPLVRGFQTSVSHLQFVERFRWIDAFDASWHVGIDGISLWLVALTGVTTIIVVLASWRAVTTRTSAYFGSFLVLSGLMQGVFTAQDGMLFFVFFEATLLPLYLLIGVYGRANKTRAAVKFFFFSLTGSLMMLVSMLYLYMQTQSFDMARWQALHLPLAVQVMLFIGFLAAFSVKVPMWPVHTWLPEVHLDGPTGAAVMLGMLKLGGYGLLRFNLPLLPDASHFLAPLMVVLSLVAVIYASLVALVQTDLRKLLAYSAVAHMGLVTLGLFLFSEMGTDGAVMQMISYGIVSGAMLLCTGMLYDRTGSASIDGYGGVASTMPRFAAFTMLFSMANVGMPGTSGFVGEFLVLMGAIKANFWIGALASLTLVLSAAYTLWMYKRVIFGRVGNERVASLNDLSRREFALLGAMAVMVLGIGLDPKPLTDGIDATAIQVVQDIENHRLPAGDPGSAEVAGRRHTDPHADTAGHATATVKGVRPDA; this is translated from the coding sequence ATGTTCCCCATCCTGTCCCTCCTGATCTGGCTTCCCATCGTCGCCGGCGCGCTCGTCATGCTGCTCGGCCGTGATCGTCACCCCAATACCGTGCGTTGGGCATCGCTTGTCGCTGCCGTGATGTCGGCCGCGCCGATCGTGCCGCTCGTGCGTGGATTCCAGACCAGCGTCTCGCATTTGCAGTTCGTGGAGCGCTTTCGCTGGATCGACGCGTTCGACGCATCGTGGCATGTGGGCATCGACGGCATTTCGCTGTGGCTCGTCGCTCTGACCGGCGTGACCACGATCATCGTCGTACTCGCTTCATGGCGTGCCGTGACCACGCGCACGAGCGCGTACTTCGGCAGCTTTCTGGTGCTCTCCGGTCTGATGCAGGGCGTGTTTACCGCGCAGGACGGTATGTTGTTCTTCGTCTTCTTCGAAGCGACGTTGTTGCCGCTTTACCTGCTGATCGGCGTGTATGGGCGGGCCAACAAGACCCGCGCGGCGGTGAAGTTCTTCTTTTTTTCACTGACCGGTTCGCTGATGATGCTCGTCTCGATGCTGTATCTCTACATGCAGACGCAGAGTTTCGACATGGCGCGCTGGCAGGCGCTGCATTTGCCGCTCGCCGTGCAGGTCATGCTCTTCATCGGATTCCTTGCCGCGTTCTCGGTCAAGGTGCCGATGTGGCCGGTGCACACATGGCTGCCCGAAGTGCATCTCGACGGCCCGACCGGCGCGGCCGTCATGCTCGGCATGCTCAAGCTCGGTGGCTACGGATTGCTGCGCTTCAATTTGCCGCTGCTGCCCGACGCCAGTCACTTCCTTGCGCCGCTGATGGTGGTGCTGTCGCTCGTCGCCGTGATTTACGCGAGTCTGGTGGCCCTGGTGCAGACCGATCTGCGCAAACTGCTGGCCTATTCCGCCGTGGCGCACATGGGACTGGTGACGCTCGGCCTGTTTCTCTTTTCGGAGATGGGCACCGACGGCGCGGTCATGCAGATGATCTCCTACGGCATCGTGTCGGGCGCCATGCTGCTGTGCACCGGCATGTTGTACGACCGCACCGGCAGCGCGTCGATCGACGGATATGGCGGGGTGGCGAGCACCATGCCGCGCTTCGCCGCGTTCACCATGCTGTTTTCGATGGCGAATGTCGGCATGCCGGGCACGTCCGGTTTCGTGGGCGAGTTTCTGGTGCTGATGGGCGCCATCAAGGCCAACTTCTGGATCGGTGCGCTGGCCTCGCTCACGCTCGTGCTAAGCGCGGCCTATACCCTGTGGATGTACAAGCGCGTGATCTTCGGTCGCGTGGGCAATGAACGTGTGGCCTCGCTCAACGATTTGAGCCGTCGTGAGTTCGCCTTGCTGGGGGCGATGGCGGTCATGGTGCTCGGTATCGGCCTCGATCCAAAGCCATTGACCGATGGCATCGACGCGACCGCTATCCAGGTCGTGCAGGACATCGAGAACCACCGGTTGCCTGCGGGCGACCCGGGCAGTGCGGAGGTGGCCGGGCGACGGCACACCGACCCTCACGCCGACACTGCGGGCCATGCGACAGCGACGGTGAAGGGCGTGCGCCCGGATGCCTGA
- a CDS encoding ABC transporter substrate-binding protein, protein MKPFTRLRAACVAASVGLFVAAAGASAADLVIAGRDDIYGKGLTDAVAGFRKQHPDADIELLKLPNANLYQKLKLSMREGTGAYDLVMMDDTWSPEFMANGWLKPLPTTLVDADMVASTVALGRAPNGNLYALPVVGNVEMFAYRRDLLAKYKLQAPRTWDDVLKIAQATSADPAVSGVVFRGTKGNPVVTGFLPILWAYGGDVIDTNGKVAIDSPQALAALKVFVSLKAHAPRDVAVYGAAEVRDALQKGAAAQAIEVWPAWVPALDDPKQSRVVGDVALQAPPGQVKGSAPMLGIWQMAIPKDARHAALAHAFLAYLSSHETQTRLAAMGIPPTRKSVFEDPALVKQFRWYPDQLKALEAGRARPRVKNWEQIESLLGDSLQLALIGQLTPEVALRQASQKIAPVIATAAN, encoded by the coding sequence ATGAAACCATTCACCCGCCTGCGCGCTGCGTGCGTCGCTGCGTCTGTGGGGCTGTTCGTTGCGGCGGCAGGCGCGAGTGCGGCCGATCTGGTGATCGCCGGGCGCGACGACATATACGGCAAGGGCCTCACCGACGCTGTCGCGGGCTTCAGGAAGCAGCATCCCGATGCCGACATCGAGTTGCTCAAGCTGCCCAATGCCAATCTTTATCAGAAGCTGAAGCTGTCGATGCGCGAAGGTACCGGCGCTTACGACCTCGTGATGATGGACGACACCTGGTCGCCGGAATTCATGGCGAATGGCTGGCTCAAGCCGCTGCCGACGACACTGGTCGATGCCGATATGGTGGCGTCCACCGTGGCGCTGGGGCGCGCGCCGAACGGCAATCTGTACGCGTTGCCGGTCGTCGGCAACGTCGAAATGTTCGCCTACCGTCGCGACCTGCTCGCCAAGTACAAACTGCAAGCCCCGCGCACCTGGGACGACGTGTTGAAGATCGCGCAGGCGACCAGCGCCGATCCAGCCGTGTCCGGCGTCGTGTTCCGTGGCACGAAGGGCAATCCGGTCGTGACGGGCTTTCTGCCGATTCTGTGGGCCTACGGCGGTGACGTGATCGACACGAACGGGAAGGTCGCGATCGATTCGCCGCAGGCGCTCGCCGCATTGAAGGTGTTCGTCTCGCTCAAGGCCCATGCGCCCAGAGACGTTGCCGTGTACGGTGCGGCCGAGGTGCGCGATGCGCTGCAAAAGGGCGCCGCTGCGCAGGCCATCGAAGTGTGGCCGGCATGGGTGCCCGCGCTAGACGATCCGAAGCAGTCGCGCGTTGTCGGCGACGTCGCTTTGCAGGCGCCGCCCGGACAAGTGAAGGGATCGGCGCCCATGCTCGGCATCTGGCAGATGGCCATCCCGAAGGACGCCCGGCACGCTGCGCTGGCCCACGCGTTCCTCGCGTACCTGAGCTCGCATGAGACGCAGACGCGTCTGGCCGCGATGGGCATTCCTCCCACCCGCAAGAGCGTGTTCGAAGACCCCGCGCTGGTGAAGCAGTTCCGTTGGTACCCGGATCAATTGAAGGCGCTCGAAGCGGGCCGCGCACGTCCGCGGGTCAAGAACTGGGAGCAGATCGAAAGCCTGCTGGGCGATTCGCTGCAACTGGCGCTCATCGGACAACTCACGCCGGAGGTGGCGCTGCGACAGGCGTCGCAGAAAATCGCACCGGTGATTGCCACCGCGGCCAACTGA
- a CDS encoding carbohydrate ABC transporter permease, whose amino-acid sequence MSAVRRGLPLVWLVGPAFAVIAVLALYPVLQVLVDSFFHVDYASGRRVFAGLRNYRAVLADDNFSASFFNTVHFTVVASICEVALGGALALLFSRVFRGRRFVMPLLILPMMLSTLVCSAIWRNWLNFGGFLNAWLAKFGMPGVPWLSDPGMAIWSLILVDVWQWTPMAFLIVLAGIQSIDSELYEAARTDGANEWQRLRDITLPLLVPQFVLALLLRSIDTFKLFDKVYALTGGGPGNATQTLSTYVYDTGFRFFSVGPAGAASVLMLLVASVLVSVNVWMSIRQPRAR is encoded by the coding sequence ATGAGCGCTGTGCGTCGCGGGTTGCCCTTGGTCTGGCTCGTTGGACCGGCGTTCGCCGTGATTGCCGTGCTGGCGTTGTATCCGGTGCTGCAAGTGCTGGTCGATTCGTTCTTTCATGTCGACTACGCTTCCGGGCGCCGGGTATTCGCGGGCCTGAGGAATTATCGGGCGGTACTCGCCGACGACAACTTTTCGGCGAGCTTCTTCAATACGGTGCACTTCACCGTTGTCGCATCGATATGCGAGGTGGCGCTCGGCGGTGCGTTGGCGCTGTTGTTCTCGCGGGTGTTTCGCGGGCGGCGCTTCGTCATGCCGTTGCTGATCCTGCCGATGATGCTCTCGACGCTCGTGTGCTCGGCCATCTGGCGCAACTGGCTGAATTTCGGCGGGTTCCTGAACGCATGGCTCGCGAAGTTCGGCATGCCCGGCGTGCCATGGCTCTCGGATCCGGGCATGGCGATCTGGTCGCTCATTCTCGTGGACGTCTGGCAATGGACACCGATGGCGTTTCTCATCGTTCTCGCGGGCATTCAGTCCATCGATTCCGAGTTGTACGAGGCGGCGCGCACCGACGGCGCGAACGAGTGGCAACGTCTGCGCGACATCACGCTGCCGTTGCTCGTGCCGCAGTTCGTACTCGCGTTGCTGTTGCGCTCGATCGACACGTTTAAGCTCTTCGACAAGGTCTATGCGCTCACTGGCGGTGGTCCGGGGAATGCCACGCAGACGTTGTCGACCTATGTCTATGACACAGGCTTTCGTTTTTTCAGTGTGGGACCGGCCGGTGCGGCTTCGGTGTTGATGTTGCTCGTGGCGTCGGTACTGGTGTCGGTCAACGTGTGGATGTCGATTCGTCAGCCGAGGGCGCGATGA